Proteins co-encoded in one Haloarcula pelagica genomic window:
- a CDS encoding metallophosphoesterase encodes MHLEPVPGAPAATAETDGQRLLVVADYHAGIEAGLRYEGVELQSAAADRRERLLALLDRTGADRLVVVGDLGHAIGDPFEDERAELGALFEALPVPVTLVKGNHDGDLEPVLSDLDADVTVTPAHGIRIGSVGFAHGHTWPAPDVLAADLVCVGHEHPVVRLEDAVGGARKERAWLRGPLDPSPFAEQFDERVETDADIVVCPAFNDRSGGTWVNVEGQSFLSPFLPAALTDAEAFLLDGTRLGEYRRV; translated from the coding sequence ATGCACCTCGAACCGGTCCCGGGAGCGCCGGCCGCGACCGCCGAGACCGACGGCCAGCGGCTACTGGTCGTCGCCGACTACCACGCCGGCATCGAGGCGGGGCTTCGATACGAGGGCGTGGAGCTCCAGTCGGCGGCCGCCGACCGACGGGAGCGGCTGTTGGCCCTGCTGGACCGGACCGGTGCCGACCGGCTCGTCGTCGTCGGCGACCTCGGCCACGCGATCGGGGACCCGTTCGAGGACGAACGGGCCGAACTCGGCGCGCTGTTCGAGGCGCTCCCGGTCCCGGTCACTCTCGTGAAGGGCAACCACGACGGCGACCTGGAACCAGTCCTCTCCGATCTGGACGCCGACGTGACGGTGACGCCGGCCCACGGGATCCGGATCGGGTCGGTCGGGTTCGCACACGGGCACACCTGGCCCGCTCCCGACGTGCTGGCGGCCGACCTCGTCTGTGTCGGCCACGAGCACCCGGTCGTCAGACTCGAAGACGCCGTCGGCGGGGCACGCAAGGAGCGTGCCTGGCTCCGTGGCCCGCTCGACCCGTCGCCGTTCGCCGAGCAGTTCGACGAGCGGGTCGAGACCGACGCCGACATCGTCGTCTGTCCGGCGTTCAACGACCGCTCGGGGGGAACCTGGGTCAACGTCGAGGGCCAGTCGTTCCTCTCGCCGTTCCTGCCGGCGGCGCTGACCGACGCCGAGGCGTTCCTGCTGGACGGGACGCGACTGGGTGAGTACCGCCGGGTCTAA